A window of the Microtus pennsylvanicus isolate mMicPen1 chromosome 4, mMicPen1.hap1, whole genome shotgun sequence genome harbors these coding sequences:
- the LOC142848529 gene encoding protocadherin alpha-2-like translates to MPSLRGGPDVRQCLLLWLLLLSAWEAGSGQLHYSISEEAKHGTFVGRIAQDLGLELAELVPRLFRVASKDRGDLLEVNLQNGILFVNSRIDREALCGRSAECSIHLEVIVDRPLQVFHVEVEVRDINDNPPLFPTTEKTIQFHESRLLDSRFPLEGASDADIGVNALLSYKLSPSEFFFLDVQTNDELSQSLFLVLGKSLDREENAEVKLLLVATDGGKPELTGSVQILIKVLDVNDNEPTFPKSVYKVQLLENTANGTLVVKLNASDADEGQNSEIVYSLSSDVSSTTRTKFQIDPTSGEIRTKGELDYEERTSYEIQVIASDKGTPSMSGHCKISVKLLDINDNTPEVSITSLSLPVQENASLGAVIALISVSDRDSGINGQVTCSLTPQVPFKLVSTFKNYYSLVLDSALDRETTADYKVVVTARDGGSPSLWATASVSVEVADVNDNAPMFAQPEYTVFVKENNPPGAHIFTVSAIDADAQENALVSYSLVERRVGERLLSSFVSVHAESGKVFALQPLDHEELELLQFQVSARDAGVPSLGSNVTLQVFVLDENDNAPTLLPHGAVGAGGAVSEFVPRSVGSGYVVTKVRAVDADSGYNAWLSYELQTSAGNSRSLFRVGLYTGEISTTRTLDEADVLHQRLLVLVKDHGEPALTATATVLVSLLENSQAPKTSSKTLVDAIGREASLVDVNVYLIIAICAVSSLLVLTLLLYTALRCSATPTDGACAPGKPVLVCSSAVGTWSYSQQRRQRVCSGEGPPKTDLMAFSPSLSQGPESAEERQPPLESEYLAKCHDKISV, encoded by the exons ATGCCTTCTTTGAGAGGGGGCCCAGACGTCAGGCAGTGTCTGctgctctggcttctgctcctctcagcctgggaggcagggagCGGCCAGCTCCACTACTCCATCTCCGAGGAAGCCAAACACGGAACCTTCGTGGGCCGCATCGCTCAggacctggggctggagctggcgGAGCTGGTGCCCCGCCTGTTCAGGGTGGCATCCAAGGACCGCGGGGACCTTCTGGAGGTAAATCTGCAAAATGGCATTTTGTTTGTGAATTCTCGGATCGACCGGGAGGCACTGTGCGGGCGGAGCGCGGAGTGTAGCATCCACCTGGAGGTGATCGTGGACCGGCCACTGCAGGTCTTCCACGTGGAGGTGGAGGTAAGGGATATTAACGACAACCCGCCGCTATTTCCAACGACAGAAAAAACTATCCAATTTCATGAATCGAGACTGCTAGACTCGCGGTTTCCTTTAGAGGGAGCTTCGGATGCAGATATAGGAGTAAACGCTCTTCTGTCCTATAAGCTCAGTCCTAGCGAGTTTTTCTTTCTAGATGTACAAACAAATGATGAACTCAGCCAATCGCTGTTTCTTGTGCTGGGGAAATCtctggacagagaggaaaatgcTGAGGTGAAATTGTTACTGGTAGCTACGGATGGAGGAAAGCCTGAACTCACAGGTTCTGTTCAGATACTCATTAAAGTGTTAGATGTGAATGACAACGAACCTACTTTCCCCAAATCCGTTTACAAAGTTCAGTTGTTAGAGAACACCGCAAACGGAACCTTGGTGGTGAAATTAAATGCGTCTGATGCAGATGAAGGACAAAACAGTGAGATTGTGTATTCACTGAGTAGTGATGTGTCTTCTACCACACGGACCAAGTTCCAAATAGACCCTACCTCGGGAGAAATCAGAACGAAGGGGGAATTAGACTACGAAGAAAGGACATCCTATGAAATTCAGGTCATTGCATCTGACAAGGGAACCCCATCAATGTCAGGACATTGTAAAATTTCAGTAAAACTCTTGGATATCAATGACAATACCCCAGAAGTCTCAATAACGTCTCTCTCACTACCAGTCCAAGAAAATGCTTCACTGGGCGCTGTTATCGCCCTCATCTCAGTGTCAGACCGTGACTCAGGAATCAACGGACAGGTGACCTGCTCCCTGACCCCTCAAGTCCCCTTCAAGCTGGTGTCCACATTCAAGAATTACTATTCGCTCGTGCTGGACAGCGCTCTGGACAGAGAGACCACTGCAGACTACAAGGTGGTGGTGACAGCCCGGGATGGCGGCTCGCCCTCGCTGTGGGCCACAGCCAGCGTGTCCGTGGAGGTGGCTGATGTGAACGACAATGCGCCCATGTTCGCGCAGCCCGAATACACGGTGTTCGTGAAGGAGAACAACCCGCCTGGTGCGCACATCTTCACGGTGTCAGCCATAGACGCAGACGCGCAGGAGAACGCGCTGGTGTCCTACTCGCTGGTAGAGAGACGGGTGGGCGAGCGCTTGCTGTCGAGCTTCGTGTCTGTGCACGCGGAGAGCGGCAAGGTGTTCGCACTGCAGCCTCTGGACCATGAGGAGCTGGAGCTGCTGCAGTTCCAGGTGAGCGCGCGGGATGCTGGTGTGCCTTCCCTGGGCAGCAATGTGACTCTGCAGGTGTTTGTGTTGGATGAGAACGACAATGCTCCCACGCTGCTGCCCCACGGAGCCGTGGGAGCGGGAGGGGCGGTGAGTGAGTTTGTGCCTAGATCAGTGGGTTCGGGTTATGTGGTCACCAAGGTGCGAGCAGTGGATGCGGACTCTGGTTACAATGCTTGGCTCTCTTATGAACTGCAGACGTCGGCAGGCAATTCCCGAAGCCTGTTCCGCGTGGGCCTATATACCGGTGAGATCAGCACCACACGCACCCTGGATGAAGCGGATGTGCTGCACCAGCGCCTGCTGGTGCTGGTGAAGGATCATGGTGAACCTGCGCTGACTGCCACAGCCACAGTGCTCGTTTCTCTGCTTGAGAACAGCCAAGCTCCAAAAACCTCATCCAAAACGTTGGTAGATGCCATTGGCCGAGAGGCGTCGCTGGTGGATGTCAACGTGTACCTGATCATCGCCATCTGCGCCGTGTCCAGCCTGTTGGTGCTCACGCTGCTGCTGTACACCGCGCTGCGCTGCTCGGCGACGCCCACTGATGGAGCCTGTGCTCCGGGGAAGCCTGTGCTGGTGTGCTCCAGCGCGGTGGGGACCTGGTCATACTCACAGCAGAGGCGGCAGAGGGTGTGCTCTGGAGAGGGTCCGCCCAAGACCGACCTCATGGCCTTCAGCCCCAGCCTATCCCAAGGTCCGGAATCAGCAGAGGAGAGACAGCCGCCCTTAGAGTCAGAATACTTAGCAAAG TGTCATGACAAAATCTCTGTGTGA